The proteins below are encoded in one region of Segatella copri:
- a CDS encoding ATP-binding protein yields MDYKRLPYGISSFTQLRNQNCYWADKSMFIPQIEEAGNFLYLIRPRRFGKSIFLGMLSAYYDVEGKEDFPSLFKDTWIEQHPTSLQSRYQVLFFDYSLAASGTGSLDDNFNAYSGIVLDEFIKKYAKYYDEDTVAKVKSCQDAASKLNTITMAAKARKIPLYLIVDEYDNFTNNVLSEQGEKVYHALTHAQGFYRDYFKLFKGTFERILMMGVSPVTVNDLSSGYNIATNISMDSTFNMMLGFSELELREMIAYYSELGLIKLPADQIVADMKPWYDNYCFAEQSFGVDSSMFNNDMVIYYLRSIIRTGKPPVEMIDPNTMTDTGKLKKIIYLDKLKGDRHSLLREITNQGYIYAELHESFPAQDLVDPELFPSLLYYYGLLTIVGRKGRRVKLGIPNENVRRQYYAYLIEEYGKEADIKASVIGDYYDEMAFEGSFVSVFEYITQGYQNCTSIHSSIQQERNIQGFIAAYLNQANYYMVVQEMELNGGYCDMALIPDKIHYPEIAHSYLLELKYLKPSASDGDVEEAYKQAAKQLAQYAKDARLPQMMNGTQIHQVAVVYRGSDLVRIREVTV; encoded by the coding sequence ATGGATTACAAGAGATTACCATACGGAATATCATCCTTTACCCAGTTGCGCAACCAGAATTGCTATTGGGCAGATAAGAGTATGTTCATACCACAGATAGAGGAGGCGGGAAACTTCCTCTATCTCATCCGTCCCCGACGCTTCGGAAAGAGCATCTTCCTGGGAATGCTTTCTGCCTATTACGATGTGGAGGGAAAGGAGGATTTCCCATCTCTCTTTAAGGATACTTGGATAGAGCAGCATCCCACTTCGTTGCAGAGTCGCTATCAGGTACTGTTTTTTGATTATTCGCTTGCTGCATCGGGCACGGGTTCGCTCGATGATAACTTCAATGCCTACTCCGGTATTGTGCTCGATGAGTTTATCAAGAAATATGCGAAGTATTATGATGAAGATACGGTTGCGAAGGTGAAGAGCTGCCAGGATGCTGCCTCTAAACTCAATACGATAACGATGGCGGCAAAAGCCAGGAAGATTCCTCTTTATCTGATAGTTGATGAATACGACAACTTCACCAATAATGTGTTGAGCGAACAGGGTGAGAAGGTGTATCATGCCTTGACCCATGCGCAGGGTTTCTATCGTGATTACTTCAAACTGTTTAAGGGTACTTTCGAGCGTATTCTGATGATGGGAGTAAGTCCTGTTACGGTGAATGACCTTTCGAGCGGCTATAATATCGCCACGAATATCTCTATGGATTCTACCTTTAATATGATGCTGGGATTCAGCGAATTGGAATTGCGTGAGATGATAGCGTATTATAGTGAGTTGGGATTGATCAAGCTGCCTGCCGATCAAATCGTGGCAGACATGAAGCCATGGTACGATAACTATTGCTTTGCCGAGCAGAGTTTTGGTGTGGATTCTTCGATGTTCAACAATGATATGGTTATCTATTATCTCCGCAGCATCATCCGAACCGGTAAGCCTCCTGTAGAGATGATAGATCCGAATACGATGACTGATACGGGTAAGTTGAAGAAAATCATCTATCTGGATAAGTTGAAGGGCGACAGGCATAGTTTGCTTCGCGAGATTACCAACCAGGGTTATATTTATGCCGAACTGCACGAGAGTTTCCCTGCGCAAGACTTGGTAGATCCGGAGTTGTTCCCGAGTTTGCTCTATTATTATGGTTTGCTGACGATTGTGGGCAGAAAGGGTCGCCGGGTGAAATTGGGGATTCCTAATGAAAACGTGCGCCGCCAATATTATGCTTATCTGATAGAGGAGTATGGGAAGGAAGCTGACATCAAGGCTTCTGTTATTGGTGACTATTATGACGAGATGGCTTTTGAGGGGAGTTTTGTGTCGGTTTTCGAGTATATTACCCAAGGTTATCAAAACTGCACCAGTATTCATTCGAGCATTCAGCAGGAGCGTAATATACAGGGCTTTATTGCGGCTTATCTGAATCAGGCAAACTATTATATGGTAGTGCAGGAAATGGAATTGAACGGTGGTTATTGCGACATGGCGTTGATTCCTGACAAGATTCATTATCCGGAGATAGCACACAGCTATCTTCTGGAATTGAAATATCTGAAACCAAGTGCTTCTGATGGAGATGTGGAAGAAGCATATAAGCAAGCTGCCAAGCAACTTGCCCAATATGCCAAGGATGCCCGTTTGCCGCAGATGATGAATGGAACTCAAATTCACCAAGTGGCTGTTGTGTATCGGGGTAGTGATTTGGTAAGGATAAGGGAAGTAACAGTATAA
- a CDS encoding pitrilysin family protein: MKYNTYTLDNGLRIIHLPSDSKVVYCGYQINAGTRNEEPGEEGLAHFCEHVTFKGTERRKAWHILNCLESVGGDLNAYTNKEGTVYYSAILKEHIARAVDLLTDIVFHSVYPQAEIDKEVEVICDEIESYNDSPAELIYDEFENIIFKGSPLGHNILGTAEQVRSFKTEDALRFTRKLYRPDNAIFFAYGDIDFKKLVKLIRKALADDDSGKVAENAANSVGKLAEEKLPQISQITQISGDENSITTEKSVSSVKSVGPENYPSVGKEIAGQTIVMQKNTHQAHVMIGTRAYDVNDSRRMPLYLLNNMLGGPGMNAKLNLALREHNGLVYTVESTMVAYGDTGIWSIYFGCDEHDVKRCLRLVRKELDKFMQKPLSEAQLKAAKKQIKGQVGVACDNRENFALDFGKSFLHYGWEKNVDRLYEQVDEITAEQIQAVAQELFDKDRLTTLIFR, translated from the coding sequence ATGAAATACAATACTTATACACTCGATAATGGCCTCCGCATCATCCACCTGCCTTCAGACAGCAAGGTGGTGTATTGCGGTTACCAGATTAACGCCGGCACCCGAAACGAGGAGCCGGGCGAAGAAGGACTTGCCCACTTCTGCGAGCACGTTACTTTCAAGGGCACAGAGCGCCGCAAGGCGTGGCACATTCTCAACTGTCTGGAGAGCGTGGGAGGCGACCTGAATGCCTACACCAACAAGGAGGGCACGGTTTATTACTCCGCCATCCTCAAGGAGCACATCGCAAGAGCCGTAGATCTGCTCACCGACATCGTTTTCCATTCGGTTTATCCGCAAGCGGAAATCGACAAGGAGGTAGAGGTAATCTGCGATGAGATAGAGAGTTACAACGATTCTCCTGCCGAACTGATTTATGATGAATTCGAAAATATCATCTTCAAGGGTTCGCCGCTGGGCCACAATATTCTGGGCACAGCTGAGCAGGTTCGCTCGTTCAAGACAGAAGATGCGCTGCGCTTTACAAGAAAACTTTACCGGCCGGATAATGCGATATTCTTCGCTTACGGAGACATTGACTTCAAGAAGCTGGTGAAGCTTATCAGGAAGGCGCTCGCAGATGATGATTCGGGCAAGGTTGCTGAAAATGCAGCGAATTCAGTGGGCAAGCTTGCTGAGGAAAAGCTCCCACAGATTTCACAGATTACACAGATTTCAGGGGATGAGAATTCTATTACTACAGAAAAATCTGTGTCATCTGTGAAATCTGTGGGACCTGAAAATTATCCATCTGTGGGGAAAGAGATTGCCGGGCAGACGATTGTGATGCAGAAGAATACGCATCAGGCTCATGTGATGATTGGAACCCGCGCCTACGATGTGAACGACAGCCGCAGAATGCCGCTCTATCTGCTCAACAATATGCTGGGCGGACCGGGAATGAACGCCAAGCTGAATCTCGCCCTGCGCGAGCACAACGGACTGGTTTACACCGTAGAGAGCACGATGGTGGCTTATGGCGATACGGGCATTTGGAGCATTTATTTCGGCTGCGATGAGCACGACGTGAAGCGCTGCCTCAGACTGGTTCGCAAGGAACTGGATAAGTTCATGCAGAAACCGCTGAGCGAGGCGCAGCTCAAGGCCGCCAAGAAGCAGATTAAGGGACAGGTAGGCGTGGCTTGCGACAACCGCGAGAACTTTGCCCTCGACTTCGGCAAGAGCTTCCTTCACTATGGCTGGGAGAAGAATGTAGACCGACTCTACGAGCAGGTGGATGAGATTACTGCCGAACAGATACAGGCCGTGGCTCAAGAATTGTTTGATAAAGACAGGCTCACCACGCTGATTTTCAGATAA
- a CDS encoding PfkB family carbohydrate kinase, whose translation MRKVIGIGETVLDIIFKGGKPIEAVPGGSSFNAVISLGRAGVNASFISEAGNDRIGEYVIQFLRDNGVNADNVSIFPESKSPLSLAFLDENNNADYIFYKDHPHDQLEFATPEINPGDIVLFGSFFALNPVVRPQVAGFLEYAKEHGAILYYDINFRASHQNEIMKITPNLIENLEMADFVRGSHEDFGILYKKPEADKVYNAEISFYCKKFICTQGAEPVEVRAENGFAKSYPSEKMKPVSTIGAGDNFNAGFVFGLIKDGITREDIDRGLSEAQWDSLLVSAQEFSTECCKDIYNYVSKEFGEEKKKEL comes from the coding sequence ATGCGCAAAGTAATAGGAATAGGAGAAACCGTGCTTGACATCATCTTCAAGGGCGGCAAGCCGATAGAGGCAGTACCGGGTGGCTCATCATTCAATGCAGTCATCTCGTTGGGCCGTGCGGGCGTAAATGCTTCGTTTATCAGCGAGGCGGGCAACGACCGCATAGGAGAGTATGTGATTCAGTTTTTGAGAGATAATGGGGTGAATGCTGACAATGTGAGCATCTTCCCGGAATCCAAGTCGCCGCTCTCGCTGGCTTTCCTCGACGAGAACAACAATGCTGACTACATCTTCTACAAGGATCATCCTCACGACCAGCTGGAGTTTGCCACACCGGAAATCAATCCTGGCGACATCGTGCTCTTCGGTTCGTTCTTCGCTCTGAATCCTGTGGTCCGTCCTCAGGTTGCCGGCTTCCTGGAGTATGCGAAGGAGCACGGCGCCATTCTTTATTACGACATCAACTTCCGTGCTTCTCATCAGAACGAAATCATGAAGATTACGCCTAATCTGATAGAGAACCTGGAGATGGCTGATTTCGTACGCGGAAGCCACGAGGACTTTGGAATCCTCTACAAGAAACCGGAGGCGGATAAGGTTTATAATGCCGAAATCAGTTTCTACTGCAAGAAGTTTATCTGCACCCAGGGCGCTGAGCCTGTAGAGGTTCGTGCCGAGAACGGCTTTGCCAAGAGTTATCCTTCGGAGAAGATGAAACCGGTGAGCACTATCGGAGCCGGCGATAATTTCAATGCCGGTTTCGTTTTCGGACTGATCAAGGATGGAATCACCCGCGAGGACATTGACCGCGGCTTATCTGAGGCGCAATGGGACAGTCTCCTTGTTTCGGCTCAAGAATTCTCCACCGAATGCTGCAAGGACATCTACAATTATGTTTCCAAGGAATTTGGAGAAGAAAAGAAGAAGGAATTATAA
- a CDS encoding FprA family A-type flavoprotein, translating to MTEIINKIYYVGVNDRNKHRFEGLWPLPNGVSYNSYIIDDEKVALVDTVEVDFFTQFLENIHEVIGDREIDYLIINHMEPDHSGSIALIKKYYPNIKIVGNKKTLGMLEGFYGVTDDVVEVKNGETLSLGNHELSFVLIPMVHWPETMVTLDAKNKVLFSGDAFGCFGALNGGIIDTEINCETFWLEMVRYYSNIVGKYGIPVQNALKKLAGVELDYICSTHGPVWHEHIEKVIGMYDKMSKYETEPGLVICYGTMYGNTERMAEIIARAASKAGVKNIVMYNISKTHHSYILRDIFRYRGLIVGAPTYNAGLYHEMEVLLSELANKDVKNHLLGWYGSHCWASKAVAKIQEWNETKLHYEPVGEPVDMKQAITPEVKAQCEALGKAMAEKLLAE from the coding sequence ATGACAGAAATTATAAACAAAATTTATTACGTAGGCGTAAACGACCGCAATAAGCATCGTTTTGAGGGCCTCTGGCCTTTGCCTAACGGAGTGAGCTACAACTCTTATATCATTGACGATGAGAAGGTAGCGCTGGTAGATACTGTAGAGGTTGATTTCTTCACCCAGTTCCTCGAGAACATTCACGAGGTGATTGGCGACCGAGAAATCGATTATCTTATCATCAACCACATGGAACCTGACCACAGCGGGTCTATCGCCCTCATCAAGAAATATTACCCTAACATCAAGATTGTGGGCAACAAGAAGACGCTGGGAATGCTGGAAGGCTTCTACGGCGTAACAGATGACGTGGTAGAGGTGAAGAATGGCGAAACCCTCTCTCTGGGCAACCACGAGCTGAGCTTTGTTCTCATCCCTATGGTTCACTGGCCAGAGACCATGGTAACCCTCGATGCGAAGAACAAGGTGCTCTTCTCAGGAGATGCGTTCGGTTGCTTCGGTGCGCTGAACGGCGGAATCATCGATACGGAAATCAACTGCGAGACTTTCTGGCTGGAGATGGTTCGCTACTACTCAAACATTGTGGGTAAGTATGGAATCCCTGTTCAGAATGCCTTGAAGAAGTTGGCTGGCGTGGAGCTGGATTACATCTGCTCAACCCATGGTCCGGTTTGGCACGAGCATATTGAGAAGGTAATCGGCATGTATGATAAGATGTCGAAGTACGAGACGGAGCCGGGCCTCGTTATCTGCTACGGCACCATGTACGGCAATACTGAGCGCATGGCTGAAATCATCGCCCGTGCGGCAAGCAAGGCTGGCGTGAAGAACATCGTAATGTACAACATCTCGAAGACTCACCACAGCTACATCCTGCGCGACATCTTCCGCTACAGGGGCCTTATCGTAGGTGCTCCAACCTACAATGCCGGTCTTTATCACGAAATGGAGGTTCTCCTCTCCGAGCTTGCCAATAAGGACGTCAAGAACCACCTTCTTGGCTGGTACGGTTCTCATTGCTGGGCAAGCAAGGCAGTAGCAAAGATTCAGGAGTGGAACGAAACCAAGCTCCACTACGAGCCAGTGGGCGAGCCGGTGGATATGAAGCAGGCGATTACTCCAGAGGTAAAGGCGCAGTGCGAGGCTCTGGGTAAGGCGATGGCTGAGAAGCTGCTGGCGGAATAG
- a CDS encoding SH3 domain-containing protein: protein MKHLIALFAALAMNAYAGNAKQTGDTLYYLCDNNEKGKLDFEDEILVIARTPEGEYKGKFYGTSDEFMKARKGFLPGFYALPFAFRKGESKEISFTLSAKDRRFLNMPISINFKNHFDAIDALGDVQYLGWKQSQDILDKEVVTFCGELNADGIVLENRDVAYPEKKRLFKRVKAAELAAYGAQLMTRKQSKENCGRLYPVQGRSGKVVELSDGNFYPLIEKDEEQGCYVLDGQEFSKASMDRGTVREYRAEDGKGFIYLTKNITIHVYDAPSTDAKRIGTLRGCSHEIPECYQVLNYQNGWYKIRIEGAAGNKGSEGYVSEKHFSWNPKGI from the coding sequence ATGAAACATCTGATAGCTCTCTTTGCGGCTTTAGCCATGAACGCATACGCAGGTAATGCCAAACAAACCGGTGATACGTTGTATTATCTCTGCGATAATAACGAGAAGGGAAAACTGGATTTCGAAGACGAGATTCTGGTGATTGCCCGAACCCCGGAGGGTGAGTATAAGGGGAAGTTCTACGGAACGAGCGATGAGTTTATGAAGGCTAGAAAAGGCTTTCTGCCAGGCTTTTATGCGCTGCCGTTTGCCTTCAGAAAGGGTGAAAGTAAAGAGATAAGTTTCACGTTGAGTGCAAAGGACAGACGATTTCTCAACATGCCTATCAGTATCAATTTTAAGAATCATTTTGATGCGATCGATGCCTTAGGCGATGTGCAGTATTTGGGGTGGAAGCAGAGTCAGGATATCCTTGATAAGGAGGTGGTGACTTTTTGTGGAGAGCTGAATGCTGATGGGATTGTACTGGAAAACAGGGATGTGGCTTATCCCGAGAAAAAGCGTCTCTTCAAACGTGTGAAGGCAGCTGAACTTGCCGCTTATGGTGCTCAGCTCATGACCCGAAAGCAAAGCAAGGAAAACTGCGGTAGGCTTTATCCGGTGCAAGGCAGAAGCGGCAAGGTGGTGGAGCTATCAGATGGTAATTTCTATCCGCTCATAGAGAAGGATGAGGAGCAAGGCTGTTATGTTCTTGACGGTCAGGAGTTTTCTAAGGCTTCTATGGATAGGGGAACCGTAAGGGAATACAGGGCAGAGGATGGTAAGGGGTTCATTTATCTTACCAAGAACATCACCATCCATGTTTATGATGCTCCATCCACAGATGCCAAGAGAATTGGCACCCTCAGAGGCTGTAGCCATGAGATTCCTGAGTGCTATCAGGTGTTGAACTATCAGAACGGCTGGTATAAGATTAGAATTGAAGGCGCAGCCGGGAATAAGGGTTCTGAAGGCTATGTGTCGGAAAAGCATTTCAGCTGGAATCCTAAGGGCATTTAA
- a CDS encoding site-specific integrase, which yields MRSTFKTVFYVNGSKERNGIVPIMGRVTINGTIAQFSCKLSVTKAIWDAKGNRAKGRSKEANEVNFALDNIKAQIAKHYQRLSDREAFVTAEMVRNAYQGIGTEYETLLRAFDKENAAFAQRVGKDRAVRTYRKYLTVRKYVAEFIKFQYKRSDMSMNELTEEFIRDFCLYLKNVIGLTQSTIWIYSIPLKHIVTAAHYNGKIQRNPFAMYHVDPDHKEREFLTEEELDIFAGIELENPNFAFARDLFMFGCWTGISFVDIKNLTEDNVAIISGSPWIVSQRQKTGVPFKIKLIDAAIQIIERYKPLRKDMHLFNIGSLDMVNKRIKKVAKMCGIKKRISFHVSRHSFAVLALNYGMPIESVSKILGHTDIATTQIYAKVTSTKLEHDISAFESRIKGHMPTMGGMA from the coding sequence ATGAGAAGTACATTCAAGACAGTCTTCTATGTAAACGGAAGCAAGGAGAGAAACGGAATTGTCCCTATCATGGGACGTGTGACAATCAACGGAACTATCGCACAGTTCAGTTGCAAGCTGAGCGTGACCAAGGCGATATGGGATGCCAAGGGCAACAGAGCCAAAGGCAGAAGCAAGGAAGCCAATGAGGTGAACTTTGCGCTTGATAACATCAAGGCTCAAATCGCTAAGCATTACCAACGGCTTTCCGACCGTGAGGCGTTCGTTACCGCTGAAATGGTGAGAAACGCATATCAAGGCATAGGTACGGAGTATGAGACATTACTCAGAGCTTTTGACAAGGAGAACGCAGCCTTTGCCCAACGCGTGGGAAAAGACCGAGCTGTCCGAACCTACCGCAAGTATCTGACGGTAAGAAAGTACGTTGCCGAGTTCATCAAATTTCAGTACAAGCGCAGCGATATGTCCATGAATGAGCTTACCGAGGAGTTCATCCGTGATTTTTGTCTGTATTTGAAGAATGTCATTGGACTCACGCAATCTACCATTTGGATATACTCCATACCATTGAAGCATATCGTCACGGCAGCACACTACAACGGCAAGATACAGAGAAATCCGTTTGCCATGTACCACGTTGACCCAGACCACAAGGAGCGTGAGTTCTTGACAGAGGAAGAATTGGACATATTTGCAGGAATAGAGTTGGAAAATCCCAACTTTGCTTTTGCGAGAGACTTGTTTATGTTTGGTTGTTGGACAGGTATCTCTTTCGTTGACATCAAGAATCTTACAGAGGACAATGTTGCCATTATAAGTGGGTCTCCATGGATAGTTTCTCAGCGTCAAAAGACAGGCGTACCATTCAAAATTAAACTGATAGATGCAGCCATACAGATAATTGAACGTTACAAGCCATTGAGAAAAGATATGCACTTGTTTAATATTGGCTCACTTGACATGGTAAACAAGCGTATAAAGAAAGTGGCAAAAATGTGTGGCATCAAGAAGCGAATTTCATTTCATGTCTCCCGGCATTCGTTCGCAGTTTTGGCTTTAAACTACGGTATGCCGATAGAGAGTGTAAGCAAGATACTGGGACATACGGACATCGCCACAACACAAATTTACGCAAAGGTGACAAGTACTAAATTGGAGCATGACATATCAGCTTTTGAAAGTCGAATCAAGGGGCATATGCCGACAATGGGGGGAATGGCATGA